Proteins from one Acropora muricata isolate sample 2 chromosome 9, ASM3666990v1, whole genome shotgun sequence genomic window:
- the LOC136927963 gene encoding growth hormone secretagogue receptor type 1-like encodes MGNETETGSPSPMFRSTWLTVVVIELAVISIINGFTILTFARNRHLRKRTKYLIISLTIADFFVGTVSGPLHIYHTMTFEPGSGFGWGKFIVLFLEQVFTTCSLLHLALLSLERIHATLFPIRHCLMLNWVYFKAVVCIWFLAVILASATATFFLIAPQATYFAWASLIIAVLFTVTVSYVIIALNLKRRVPSYSSGAVSSERKLTVTLLVVIVLSTLVILPWSFYSVLKISTRLTGLSALAQFGIRESFNVCFYANSFVNPLVYSLREKEFRKATRVWCGSANTASRSQIIEMNKVTG; translated from the coding sequence ATGGGCAATGAAACAGAAACTGGTTCTCCTTCCCCAATGTTCAGGTCCACGTGGCTCACAGTCGTTGTCATTGAACTGGCTGTGATATCCATTATAAACGGTTTTACCATTCTCACTTTCGCAAGAAATCGTCACTTGCGCAAGCGTACGAAATACCTTATCATAAGCCTGACCATTGCTGATTTTTTTGTGGGAACAGTGTCCGGACCGTTACATATTTACCACACCATGACATTTGAACCTGGTAGTGGATTTGGCTGGGGAAAGtttattgtcttgtttttggAGCAAGTGTTTACCACTTGTTCTCTGCTTCACCTCGCATTGTTATCGTTGGAACGGATTCATGCGACCCTATTTCCGATCAGACACTGTTTAATGTTGAACTGGGTTTACTTCAAGGCCGTTGTCTGCATTTGGTTCTTAGCTGTCATCCTGGCATCTGCCACCGCGACGTTTTTCCTCATTGCACCACAAGCTACGTATTTCGCTTGGGCTTCGCTCATAATAGCTGTACTTTTCACCGTCACTGTCTCTTATGTGATAATTGCTCTGAATTTGAAAAGAAGAGTTCCTTCATACTCATCTGGTGCAGTGTCATCCGAAAGGAAACTTACAGTCACGTTATTGGTTGTCATTGTTCTCAGCACACTTGTTATTCTTCCCTGGTCTTTTTATTCTGTACTTAAAATAAGTACAAGATTGACAGGTTTATCCGCTCTGGCCCAGTTTGGTATCCGGGAGTCATTCAACGTCTGCTTCTACGCCAATTCCTTTGTAAATCCTTTAGTTTATTCCTTAAGAGAGAAAGAGTTTAGAAAAGCCACAAGAGTTTGGTGCGGCTCTGCAAATACAGCTAGCCGGAGTCAAATCATCGAGATGAACAAGGTGACTGGATAA